GCCTCTGCTTTCACTTGGTTTTTACTCTTAGAAACACGCATGCcacgatgacgatgatgatttCGTAACCATGACACGTAAGCATGCAGTACACACAAACATGTGGTATTCACGCAATCCAGAGCGACAACGGCGAGTCCGCCCAATCAATTTCAATCGAACGAGATTCAACGCCAGTTGAATTACAAATGAGACTTTCCATCCTCACTTTTGATGGAAAATCTCAAAAAACATAGAAGACTTCAAGATGTCGTTTTGGCATCAACCATCATGCAAAGATTTTGCATGCTATGTCATGTCTATTAAATGTTAGAATACCGTGCAAATCTACACATCTCACAAAATATCTACCCAAAGCAAAGCTAAAACGGATCCAAACTATAAAAGGTCAAAAAAACATCATATTTGACCAAACCAAAGTAAATCCTGCAACCTTGCTgtgcaaattaaaaacaatttaagcaAATATAAGACAATCACACACTGATTCTGAGCGAAAAGCTTGTTGAAATGCTGAAGATGCAAATGAAAAGTGTATCTATGGCAACGGTGCCCTCTAGGAAGACGAGCTGACACAAGGTACTGCAACCAGTACAGCTTTGACGTTCATGTCAGTCAAATAAGCCATGAGAGTGATGGAATACACAATCCAAGCATGATAGATAAACATGAACAATGTTTACATTGCAACCACGTCCTTTTCCTACAAAACTATTTCAACCCCGATCGGTTAATAACGACGAAATCCATTCCGCCTCCATGTGACAAAACATTTCACTTCGTATAAAATGGAGCACCAAATATTCAAAAGAAGCAGGCAAATTTGTTTTAACATTGTATGCACTTAACTCTTCTATACAGTACATTTGACTCCGCACCACAACACAGTGAATGCGTAAAAATGACAACGTTTGGACCCTAACCACGAAATGTAGACGTTTGTTTTTGCTCTTGTGTGATACCTGTTCGGATGCGAGGTGGGAAGCATGAACTGGAACTCCACTATGCACGTGTTGTCCTTCAACTGCCGATGCTGCACGCTGTTCAGCTCGTACGCGATGTACGCTCGCCGCACGTAAACCTGGAGGTTGCGCATGTATAGATTATCAAGTCATCTCTAGTGGCTACAGTACATTTAAAGAACATTGAAATTGGACTGACTGCTAAGGTAAAATCATCTCACCTCCAGGGCGGCCATTCGGACAACCTGATTACTGTGGTAGAAGAAGTTGGGCAAAACGTCAAAGATGGAAGTTTCGGAAAGGATCAGTTTCTGGAAGGCAAACGCTCCGTGGTCAATAGATAGCAAAAAAAATCGCAAGGCAATGTGTAGGTGGCTCACCTGTAAGTTCTCAATGCAGAATTGGTGGCCGTACATATCAATGGCAGAGAGGAAGATGGACTCCACCTGGTTGTGGCGGAGCTCATAAGAGGGGAGGTGAGATGCAATCAACACCTGCGGGGAAGGAATTTGTCCATCCATGATTTCATAGCTCATTGAATTTTATGATCTTGGTACATTGGCTCTTCTATGTTCACACCGCGCTTCATATAAATGGGTATATTTCAACTCATTTGCTCGAAAACCTTTGCTGTCTTCTCAGAACTTCAAAAGcttttgcattttattatttattatcaatTCAATAGAACTGGGCGACTAGTCAGGCGAATCAAAAACAACGTTCTCGCAAATGAGGCTTTTGATAAAATGTGCTCTTTTGTGCAATCAGTCgctgaatgaaaatgatttttacgGTAACACCACCGAATGTTTTCATTGGCGTTGTTTCCGTGTGAAAAGACCAACCTGCCGTGCACGGAGCGCCACTTTGGCATTAGTTGTCTTGCTAAGTTGGGTGAATTCAGTCAACATAGCCATAAGTTCTTCCGTCAGCGTGGGGTCTCGGCCACACAATTGGTCCTCAAGACAAGAGAAGAACATCATTATGCTTAGATACACGTGCACGAGCGGACATACCCAGTCAAGTGACGTTCTATATTAACATATCAAATGgataaaatatgattatataGGCAAACATATATTCCCAAAAGTCACCGTACAAAAGGACACTTACAATCAGCATCGTTACCAGCAGGTTCTTCTTGGTGACTTGGGCATGGGAGAAGATATAGTTGAGCACATTTGCCATGTCACCTTTGTTTTCTTCACGCAGGGCAAAAACACACTTGTCGTAGTGACCTAGCAAATGAGCAAAAATGTTTGTATTGTATCAAACAATACAGAAAACCTGTCGCCGTtgcgatttttcttttttttgtgaaagagCTCCACCTAACGGGACATTAAGGAATGAGATGGCTAAACGGGACTGCAATTTCTCACCATTCTGAAACTGGATCTCTACTTTCAGGTATTGTCTGAGCAAGTCAATCACCACTGCTTTCATGTAACCACGAATCCCACTGCGATACCTGTGAGAAAATCCAGAAGACTTGCTATCAACCTTTTTGTTTTGCATGGCAAACATGAAGTGGAtggcaaaaaaaactgttgGAGTCCAACTTTTTCTTCCACGCTGGCCAATGTAGACGAATGTGAGGGGAAAAGgaaggcgggggggggggactcACTTTTGCACTAGCTGAACAATGCTTTGAGTGTTCATGAAGAAGACTTCTCTCTCAGACTTCTTGTTAAGAGTCGCGGCATGACTATCCAGAATATTTGCAATCTGCAAATGAGAAATGGGAGAATTTAAGTCAATCTCATCTACAGCCAAAAGTCtcacataaaaaaaagtcaaataatatTCAGAATATTCATTTGGAAAAACATtacataaaaaagtgaaataataGTAGTAAGAATGTTCATTTGGAAAAACATCAcataaaaaagtcaaataatagtaagaatgttcatttggaaaaacaacatatttcttCTATAATTGACTAGAAAAAGCAATTACTAGATCACCTTTTTATCATTTCATTGCAGGTGCACTTTGGATACATAGAACAAttatgttgaaatgaaaacaaaatcccACTATTTTTaatcactggaaaaaaaaatttcacCCATTTGCTACGTTTGCTGTGTACTATCACATCCATATATAATCCAATAAAatcgtatatatacacatggtCATGTTATCATGGCCCTCTCTTGTACCAGTTTGCTGTCAAGGAACCTTACTGCCATCTTGTGGCATAACTACAAACTATTTATGCCCTCAGTGATTGTAGTGTTCCCTTTGCTGATTTTCTTTCCTAATAAAATGCTTCATGCCTCACAGATGAAAGGACTcgttgctaaaaaaaattctggatcAGGGCCCATGAGTTAACCTTTGAAGGAATTCAAAGCTTTGGTCGAGCGTAAAATGCAATATGGATGGATCACCTGCTGACTGGGGAACTGGCAGAGCACCGAGGTGATGTTGCTTGCATACTGGGCCATCTCCTTCTTGATGGCTTTCTCCACAGCTGGCGGGATGCGACCTGAGACGCTGGTCATGATGTCCTGAAGCTCCAGCAGTGGCAGCGAGGGGTCGCGCATGGTCTTCATCAGCCTTTCCACCCACTCTTTCAACTATAAAAAGCCAGGCGTTGGAGAAGGAGCTCCGCGAGAACGTCGCCCGGCCACCATCTCACCTTGGTGCCGAAGAAAGGCTCGGGGAGACAGTAGCCGCTCATGACGTGAACCAAGTGGTCCAACGTGTTGTGGAAAACTCGGTGTAGTTTCTCGCCGCGCAGGGCAACAGCCTGGGTAGACGGCAAGATTCCCGTATGCAGCTCTGCCTGGAAAGCACGTTCAAATTCATTTCAGGACGTGATGGTCAATCACCACGGTGCTGACATTgcggggaaaagaaaaaaaaactggtgtaCCTGTTGCACTCGGGAGGGGTCGTCCAGTTGAAGTTTGGCGATGACACAACCAGGCTCCAGCGAGGCTCCAGCTCTCTTGACATAATGAATACAACCGGACTCCGTAGCTGTGAGCGTCATGACCATCTTCATCACCTGTAAATGGACAGCCATCCCCTCAAGAAATGCATATTCCACACTCCGTACGCAACAAGGAGCTACCTCTATTTCGGCATAACACTGTCCAGAAAACACGTGACCGCCATCTTCCACCGTGTATTGCATGATTTTTCCCGCCGAGGGCGATCGCAGGAGCGACGGGTCGTTTTCCTTTTCGAAAACGCAAGTCCTGTTCCCAATCGTGATGCGATACCTGAAAATATCCTCGGTTACCATCACAAAGGTGAGCCATGAATTGTCATTTGTGTGcccactttaaatctcattgtacttgtacaaagacaataaaaggcgttcaattcaatccaatatGGACCTCACCTGTCTACCTCCTCTTTCATGTAGGTAGTGTAGCTGCTACCGTCATAGGACAGTAGCAAGCCTCCATCACTGAGCCGGTGGACGTCCACTTCCACGGTGGAGTTGTTCATGATGAGCACGTAAGAGTTGGGAGACTGGCGAGTCACGGTTAGGACGTACTTAATTCCTTCGTAGATAAGTTCGACGTCCACCGTGTTGAGAAGTGTGTGTGCTGGCAGCACCTGGCCCCTGTGTCAACATGTCAACAAAAATCTAAGTGTTTACTAGCACTCTAAATTTGCACCCAAATCTAAGAGAAAAtgaactgccattgacggcaaaggACATCCAATCCACCTCCACTGGCGAATTGGATTGAAAGTCCATCGCCGTTCTATGCGGGTTCTTCTTTTACTACTACATACTATGTGAATAATGTAAATATTGCCAATAATATTACAAATGAGACCCAATCAGCGCCACAAAAAGAGCATCTACCTATGTGCAGCATTTTATAGCAAAATATTAGTTGACCTTATGATGCATGTAGCTGTTCAAATGGACACATTTCAATTGGGGAAATTCTCTagtccaggggtagggaacctatggctcgggagccacatgtggctctttcgatgggtgcatcttggctaacctgtgagctaaaatatggaacccgctggtgaaagaactgagatactacgtccagtgctgctttagtcttcttttttttgcattagactctgctagaatgcatactcattgattagcaactgcataagaatgttgtcaaaagtattcttttttttccactttaaaagtggtgaaattactcaaataaaagacacccatttacatgtattttgacttttaaattgggagtatggctctcaaggaataacattagaaaatatgaattgtttatggctctcttcgtcaaaaaggttcccgacccctgctctagtccCTATCGGAATGACTGAAATTTGGAAcaattttcaaagtaaaagagaCAAATGCAAAATGACCTTTCCAGAGAATGCAGGAAAATGGACACACTGTTCCTTAGATTAACATCGGCCACATGAAGCGCTCCACTCACCAGTCCGAGCATTGTGTCGGGGCGCTCAGCCTAAAAGCGACAAATACTTGAAGAGAGGCAGGGCGGCAAAATGATCACGTGGATCGCGGGGTTAATGAGACACAATCCTTGCCCTCTCCAAAACTTAACATCATTGAATTGTTGCGGCTAGCGACTGCAAAGCGTCTGTGTGACGCAGGAGCATCTCTACACACCTGCATCTTCTCCGAGATGAGCCTATCAAGCCAGCCCGTGTCAATGCTATTGTGTTGAAAGCTCTCCGTTTCCAGTAGCTTGATGAGGTATTCCACCGTGGTTCTGAAGTCTCCCCTGATGGACAACTCCTTCAAAGCTACAACCATGTTActaggaagaagaaaaaaagatcccAAAATGTGGACAGCATAAGTATTGTTTGCAAAAGCCATTTGGAAATACAGTTGGTAATATCCAATCCACTTACGAGATGGCTTCTTCGCGATTCTCTCCCCAAGAAAAACAGTGTCCAAATTGGGAGTCAGCAAACTCGTGAAGTCCACCAGCAGCCGCGACACTGAAGTAGCCCCACACGTTCTTATTGCTGCGAAAGTTCAGCTCCTGAACTGTACCCGAGCTCGGCTTGAACCCCTACGATCGaacaaaattgcctttaaaaacAATCGGCCAAGGAATGTGGAGAGAAACGTGGTCAAATCGGCATCCAGGTGTGGAAGAAGCATACCTCGTCTGGATTTTCACTGGTGATGCGAGCCGCAATGACGTGTCCACGTGGGGAGGCGACTGTCGACAGACCCTCGAAATCGATGCGAGAGTCTCCCCAGGGCTGCGTGCCGTAAAGCATTCGGATGTCTTTGATTCGGTAAAGGGGGATGCCCATTgcgatctgaaaaaaaaaataagtgcaaTGTGTCCAGAGGAGAAAgggtatttatttcattatccTATTTTCCCCAGTAATTATGTCACGTTGTTTAAGGTATACTGGAGTAATCGATATAACTGTCAATGTGTTACGCTAACAGACACCTAATTAGCCTGTTAGTCTCCATTTTATCGTTATGGCTGATCAACTAAATGTCACCCCAAAATTGTGACTTGTGTTTTTTCGTCCTGTTCATTGTCTATATTTCGGCTGGTGCAAAGTAACGACGTATTCTACTTTTATAACATTATTGGCCTCCGTACACAACCGGCATAGACTACCGACGACGCACGCTTAACCAATTTTGGTTTATTGGCAAATCTCATTTAATCAGTCTAAGCtacttgctgttttttttctcccaaaatgaAGGTGGCTCCAACAGTGATGTGCAATcatctgaaaaaatgcaagactGCCCTTCAGCTTGAGTGGCGCTGACCTAAATACACGCACAATCCACGCATCACGTGACCAATTGCCGCTCCAACTACCGCATCGGCAACAACGACGTCGCTCTCCGGCCGTTGGTTGCCATGGAGACGGGGGCCTCGACTAGCGCCGGGCATTGGAGGCGCTCGAGCGTGAATTTGATCAGAGACGGCCCAAAAATTTGGGCTGTCGTACCATGCGTCTGATTTTCGAGGCGTTACTCACTTGCAGTTGGGCAGCCGGCAAATTGACGTCGGCCACCATTTCAGTGCAGGGATGTTCCACCTGCAGTCGAGGGTTGAGCTCCAGAAAGTAGAAGCTGCCGTCTTGACTATAGAGGTATTCCACTGTTCCCGCACTGACGTAGCCCACCATTTTGGCCAGCTTCACAGCGCACTGGATAGggggtaaaaataataataatttaaaaatctgCTTTAACTTGGTGGTGaatgtttctaaaaaaaaaaaaaaaaatcaaatatttgagcagcagaatacattttccCCATTGTGCTAGCCATTAGCAAtctagctttttttgtttttgtttgaagtCACGTGCTTAATTATGGCGTTTCACACCTTTTCCATATCCTCAAAGACATCCGATGTGGCAATGGTAGCGGGGGCCTCCTCTATGATTTTCTGATGACGGCGCTGCACCGAGCAGTCTCTGCCGAACAAGGAAATGGCATTGCCGTACTGATCTGCCAAGATCTGGACCTCCAAGTGACGGGCGTGCTTGGCCAGCTGCATCACAAACACGGGAGAACCGGGAACTTCGGCCTGCACCTGGAGTGCAAATTGGAAAACGCTCATTTATTTCCATGTCAACTTTACCACCgctcttcatttcaattcacttgTCTGAACAGGTTGGGGAAATCGTCAGCGCAATTGACTTTCCGGATGCCTTTGCCGCCCCCTCCTCCCGAGGCCTTCACCATGACGGGGTACCCGACCTTCTCGGAAGCCTGTCGGCAGAAAAAAGATCAAACTTGTGGCGTAGACGCCACACGGGGCGATACGTAGAGGCTCGGAATGTGGAAGGCGCTTACTTTTAAGCCGCCGTCTACGTGGTGGATGCAGCCGCGCTCGTACACGTCGTGGGGAACGTTTATGATTCGTTTCTTTTGATTGACTTCGGACCATTCCACACTCAGGCCTGGAAGAGACAAAAAGGGGAGAAGATTAGGAGTATAGGAATCCAGCTATATATAGACTtggagcaagggtgtcaaactcgggttgggcCGGTCCATTTTAGGTataatatttaacaaaaaaaatgaatcaaaatccccaaatattcagtttttatagatagaaaacaatgtttatttgagctttttttcctcagtaaGGGAGAaggtcttttaatcatttgtttttaatttcaaaaggaaattatggatttaaaaagggtaaaatccggaaatataatatacaatttactttctcgggctgcacaaaatgttgcggcgggccagatttggcccccaggccgccactttgacacctgtgactcagagcatgtgggagcaaactattccacagcaGTGGGTGCGGGGGTGCCAACCTTTCCACAACTCTGGtatgttacaagtgcaatcagtggattgcagtcaggtgcttcttgtttcagcccaacccccgttgcttcaacggTCTGTGCTGGAACTCTTGGAAAAAAACCCTGCTGCCCTACACCGGCCTTTGAGGACCTGTTTGCTCACCCCTGACTTagagggtaaaaaaatattttaaaacagaaagttggcactcatgatttactttttcgggccgcacagaatgatgcagtgggccagatttggcccccgggccgccactttgacacctgtgtcttaGAGCATGGGTGAGCAAACTATTCGACAAAGAGGATAGCAGTGGGTGCGGGGGTGCCAACCTCTAAAGAAGAAACCTTTGCAACACTATGGTAtggtacaagtgcaatcagtggattgcagtcaggtgcttcttgtttcagcccaacccccgttacTTCAACGGTGTGTGCTGGAACtcttggaataaaaacctgccCCCACAGCGGCCTTTAAGGACACACCCCTGACTTTTTttggccgcacaaaatgatgcagtgggccagatttggcccctgggcaccactttgacacccatgaCCGCCATTGGTTCAAGTGTCAGAGCTGGATCCCTTGGAAGGAAAACctgcccttgaggaccggtttgcccacccgtgACTTatagggtaaaaaaataaaatacaaaacaaaaagaaaaaaaaacataaataataaataaaataaataacaaaatcataatgaatttttttttttttttaaataataataatcataaaaaaataaaaataattgattcTGTAGGAAATGATTACTAGGAGAGTTACCTGTTCCGCTCCATGGCAAGGTGGGGATTCCAGCCGTCTGAGCCACAATAGAGGAAGCAATTTTGTCCCCTAGTGCCCACATTGCCTGACTTGGAGGACCTGAGGAGTCGGAAAACAAATCATTCATTTCAAGACTGGAAGCTCAgacattaattatttattttttggccaGAAAACATACCCATGAAAGCAATGCCGTGCTTATGGAGCAGCTCGGGAAGTTTGGGGTTCTCTGAAGCGTGACCCCATCCAGCCCACACGGCCTGTTAGATCGCAAAGCAGGAATTAGCTACTTCATCCCAATACGGTGCAGAGGAAAAAGGGGCGTTACCTGCACAGGTATTCGTTTAGCGATGTCCAAAATGAGTTCCACATTGGCATAGTTGTTATTGTTAGTCCCTCCTGGCACAGGCACGTAATGATCTGCCATTTTGATGTATTCTGAAGAGCGAGGAAACAAACATGTCACGTTTCCATGAGATTTCAACAGATGTTAAATTCATGCATGGTTACCAGCATTGGCCTTCAGGTCCTCCGGGGTCACCATCACCACAAAGCGGATTGCCCGTTCGTTCCGAAACATCTCGTAAGCCCAGCGGCGAATGGAGCGCATGCACTTGACGGCGGCGATTCCATTGTTAGCGATAAGCACCTGAAAAAGCAAAAGAGAACAGAAGTAGTCCAAACATGCCACACGATTAAAGGGCAAAAGATTAGAAGAGAGGCCAAGGGAGGTTTACCTTTTCAATGACCTTGTTTCCACCAAAACGTGTAACAAACTCAGCAGGAGACGCCACGGTGAAGTCCCTCTGCAGATCAATGCGCCGGCGATCGCGGTTTTGCTTCATCAAGTGCAGCCCGGACATGCTCGGCCTGTTTTAAGAAGCGCATGACAAAGAAAAAACTcagttcttattttttttaagacttGGATTTTGCACCCGTGCACCGTTGGCCGCTAGTTTCAGTGCCGTTGAcagcgataggcgtccaattcattttgcatGAATGTTTATGGTGGTCAATGGCACTGAGTGAGTTAACAGGCAAACCTGGCAAGCTCTTGAGCTCAAGCTCCTCCCAGTGGGAGGGCAATCGGGGTGAGCCGAGGGAGTGCCAATGCCAGAGTTCGCTTGTTTGGCTGGTTTTTGtggcctgatgttttttttgcatcattgcAACACGAGTGAATAGACACTTTTGCTGGATAGAGACTGGGATTGAACTCCATCTATGGGGCAAAAGGTTACAATTATTCAGGCCGGTGAACGTTTTAACTGTGGGAGAGGGCAAAAACAAGTTGGATTTTCTTTAACCGTCCTCCAGAAGGCAAAACGGAGCATTTAAAGCAGATTTGCACTCTATGCTTGGATGACATAACAGCTTTGATCAAAAGCCACCTGAAGCTTAAAGGCCACATTATTTATCAAACTGTGAATACCACCATTGACGAGGCAGATGGGACATTCATAAATATGTTTTGCTCATGCCCTAGGGCAACAGAGAGGAGCTCTTTTCAGCAGCGACGAGCCAGTGAAACCACATTTTTCACACGTGTTGCAAAAGAGGCAAGCCATACACGTGAAACTTCGAGTGGGCCTCAAAGTCTGACACAAGTGTTACATTGGAAGCTTCATTTTGCGTATTACAAGGGAACATAAACTGACAAAATGATTCTGCTTAGTGTGTAATTACGAAATGTTAGGAATTTGAGAAATGAGGGCTTAGTTTGAAATGATACCTTCAAAAATGTATAGGTAAAATATGCACTGACTTCaatatatttactgttttttcatCATAATAATGATCTGCCATTTGAGAATCAATTCAGTTCCAGAATTTGTACTGGACGTCCATCTTTTCCAATGGAAGCCATGAAATAAACCGCACAGACCCCAAAAAGGGACCATTAATTACAATCAATCACCTCAGATTGTGCGCAGAGCCATCAGCGTTCTCGTAGCTAACGTCATTAGTGCTATCGGAGCTCCCAGACGACGGCGACAAGGATCGTCCCTCTTTGTCCCCCGTCTGCGCGTCCAGCTTCCCTTGGACTTCATCTTCTGAGTTCTCCTCGGAAACCGATCCCACGATGAAGTGGGAATGTGCCACCGCTAAAGACGGGTGCTTCTTGGCGCCATCTTGCTGCTGTGCCATGCCTGGGTGATGCACGCAGGCTGCAACCACTGGAAGGATGGAAGCAACAAGCAGTCAGTGTGCAAACAAGCATTGTTGCTAAACTAGCTTGCTTGAAACTAGAGGACAGTATTGAAATAGTTGTTGCAAGATCATAACCCATAAATGTGGCCAGTCTCATTTTTTTAGCATGGCAAGGCTTGAATGAGAACATGGAGTGAACTTGATTTTCATATCTGACTACACTGATGGATTGAGTTTAGCTTGTAAAATATATGAAAGCTAAAAGAAGTCTCAACCTATCAAAGTCGccccaaaataaaaacttttttttaaagtgatctGAATTCACATCCAGTCCAACTGGTCACACTTGCCTATGATCATCTAATCCCCCCCATCACTCCCCCCTTCAGCAAGTGGACCATTGCTGCTCCAACTTAAGTGATGACCCTTGTTTAACTACCAACTACAGTGACTGAAAGGACCAGAAAAACAAGCATAGCAGTGCGATCAGTTCAAAAACCGAGAAGGCTAAGTCAAATCGGCCAAAATGTCAACTCTGAGTAACTACTACGGATTTTAGCACCTTATTTATAAACACTTGCTAGCCAGGAGACTAAAGATCACGGATACAGTCTCCGATCTAAATGTACTAGTATTCTTCTGGGCGCATTAGATGATGGAAGGTCCGATTAGGCGTCTTGTACCTACGTCAAGTCAACTCACCGGTGGAGAGAAACCGGCACGCAATCCTGAAGAAGTGAGTCGAGTTGAAGATCTAAATGAATTAGCGGCGTCTCGGAGACATGTCTGCTTTCACATCACATCATGATGAGGTCACACTTGTCCGACCGGAGGCTTTAACGAGCAGAGTGTGGGGTGATGTGACGATCCACGAGCAGGTTACTTTTGTGCATTCCCCTCTGACCTCCACTTCCGACATAGAAACACGCCAGATACAAACCACTCCGCCTTTAAAATGGCGATCAGAAGGGCGCTTTAGTTTCTCCTCATGATAATAAAAGCATAATGGCGTTTTGATACTATCCTATGTATCGATCGGTACCATCTTTATCATTTGGTGGCATTTGAGATTGTTGTAATGGAGATGAATTAATGAACAACGGGTCTAGTTATCGTAGATCTAGAGTTCTAGACGAAGGTGTCAGGCTGATGACCAATCAAATAGTAGAGGCGTTCCTGTGGGCGGGGTTATGACGCCAACCAGGAAGTGGTGGCCTCCGCTCGCATGAAAAAGCATGTCAAGTCGAGTTCACTTGAATTTTACAAAAAGAGATTAACTATACATTGAACATGTTGGAAAGCATGTTTAAaccattatttattaatattacaATTAAATATAATTGTTTTAAGAAGTGCGTGTTTTCACCATGTTCCCAAACTTAATGAACAGCTCCAATACAACTACTTGTGTATATATTTGATAAGTGAAACTAGTCCCACACATTGAAAACTGCATCTTATATCCGCATACATTTAGTGGTCATAAAATTATGACTAGAGGATATGTACAGTGCGATTTTAACCCACTAGATGGCTATAAAGTCCCTCAGTAAGCTCTCTGGAAAGCAAGCCcatgatttattttcagtgTAAGAAATTGTTATTATGTTTTCTAGGTGCCAAAAaacccacaaacacacacacacacacatacacacactggcCGTCAAAGTAGTGAGGCAAAGCAAATGTCAGAGAACTATGATATTTATTGTAAATTG
The nucleotide sequence above comes from Stigmatopora argus isolate UIUO_Sarg chromosome 22, RoL_Sarg_1.0, whole genome shotgun sequence. Encoded proteins:
- the acaca gene encoding acetyl-CoA carboxylase 1 isoform X7, which codes for MAQQQDGAKKHPSLAVAHSHFIVGSVSEENSEDEVQGKLDAQTGDKEGRSLSPSSGSSDSTNDVSYENADGSAHNLRPSMSGLHLMKQNRDRRRIDLQRDFTVASPAEFVTRFGGNKVIEKVLIANNGIAAVKCMRSIRRWAYEMFRNERAIRFVVMVTPEDLKANAEYIKMADHYVPVPGGTNNNNYANVELILDIAKRIPVQAVWAGWGHASENPKLPELLHKHGIAFMGPPSQAMWALGDKIASSIVAQTAGIPTLPWSGTGLSVEWSEVNQKKRIINVPHDVYERGCIHHVDGGLKASEKVGYPVMVKASGGGGGKGIRKVNCADDFPNLFRQVQAEVPGSPVFVMQLAKHARHLEVQILADQYGNAISLFGRDCSVQRRHQKIIEEAPATIATSDVFEDMEKCAVKLAKMVGYVSAGTVEYLYSQDGSFYFLELNPRLQVEHPCTEMVADVNLPAAQLQIAMGIPLYRIKDIRMLYGTQPWGDSRIDFEGLSTVASPRGHVIAARITSENPDEGFKPSSGTVQELNFRSNKNVWGYFSVAAAGGLHEFADSQFGHCFSWGENREEAISNMVVALKELSIRGDFRTTVEYLIKLLETESFQHNSIDTGWLDRLISEKMQAERPDTMLGLVSGALHVADVNLRNSVSIFLHSLERGQVLPAHTLLNTVDVELIYEGIKYVLTVTRQSPNSYVLIMNNSTVEVDVHRLSDGGLLLSYDGSSYTTYMKEEVDRYRITIGNRTCVFEKENDPSLLRSPSAGKIMQYTVEDGGHVFSGQCYAEIEVMKMVMTLTATESGCIHYVKRAGASLEPGCVIAKLQLDDPSRVQQAELHTGILPSTQAVALRGEKLHRVFHNTLDHLVHVMSGYCLPEPFFGTKLKEWVERLMKTMRDPSLPLLELQDIMTSVSGRIPPAVEKAIKKEMAQYASNITSVLCQFPSQQIANILDSHAATLNKKSEREVFFMNTQSIVQLVQKYRSGIRGYMKAVVIDLLRQYLKVEIQFQNGHYDKCVFALREENKGDMANVLNYIFSHAQVTKKNLLVTMLIDQLCGRDPTLTEELMAMLTEFTQLSKTTNAKVALRARQVLIASHLPSYELRHNQVESIFLSAIDMYGHQFCIENLQKLILSETSIFDVLPNFFYHSNQVVRMAALEVYVRRAYIAYELNSVQHRQLKDNTCIVEFQFMLPTSHPNRMSFSSNLNHYGMVHSVNDVLLDTAFTPPCQRMGAMVSFPTFQEFSKNITDVLSCFTDSPPPSPTFPEGGSPVLYGEEDNKSAQEEPIHILNVAIKTDSDMDDESLAAMFREFNQSKKSLLFEHGIRRLTFLVAQEDFRKQINYEVDQRFHREFPKFFTFRARDKFVEDRIYRHLEPALAFQLELNRMRNFALTAIPCANHKMHLYLGAARVEVGAEVTDYRFFVRAIIRHSDLVTKEASFEYLHNEAERLLLEAMDELEVAFNNTTVRTDCNHIFLNFVPTVIMDPSKIEESVRSMVMRYGSRLWKLRVLQAELKINIRLTPTGEQIPIRLFLTNESGYYLDISLYKEVTDSQTGQVGPKNRQIMFQDYGEKQGPLNGMLINTPYVTKDLLQSKRFQAQSLGTTYVYDFPEMFRQALKKLWHSTQAHAFLPNCPLPSELLTFTELVLDAQGQLVQMNRLPGGNEIGMVAWRMTLRTPEYPAARDVVVISNDITHKIGSFGPQEDILFLRASEMARECGIPRIYIAANSGARIGLAEEIRHMFHVAWQDPADPYKGFKYLYLTPQDYKKVSALNSVHCEHVEDEGESRYKITDIIGKDEGLGVENLKGSGMIAGESSAAYEEIITMNLVTCRAIGIGAYLVRLGQRTIQVDNSHIILTGAGALNKVLGREVYTSNNQLGGIQIMHNNGVTHSTVCDDFEGVFTLLEWLSYMPKCKFSPVPILSAKDPIHRLVEFVPTKAPYDPRWMLAGRPNQSPKGSWQSGFFDHGSFIEMMQPWAQSVVVGRARLGGIPTGVVAVETRSVELSIPADPANLDSEAKIIQQAGQVWFPDSAFKTAQAIKDLNREGLPLFVFANWRGFSGGMKDMYDQVLKFGAYIVDGLREYKQPVLVYIPPQAELRGGSWVVIDPTINPRHMEMYADKDSRGGVLEPEGTVEIKFRRKDLVKTMRRVDPIYMSLAERLGTPELSAPDRKELETKLKEREEFLSPIYHQVAVQFADLHDTPGRMQEKGVITDILEWQTSRQFFYWRLRRLLLEDTAKRKIHEANGDLTDGQIQAMLRRWFVEAEGTVKAYLWDNNEEVVGWLERQLAEDEGARSVVDENIKYIRRDHILKQIRSFVQANPEVAMDSIVHMTQHISPTQRAEVVRILSTMETSASS